The following coding sequences are from one Neodiprion lecontei isolate iyNeoLeco1 chromosome 7, iyNeoLeco1.1, whole genome shotgun sequence window:
- the LOC107219072 gene encoding chromodomain-helicase-DNA-binding protein 1 isoform X1, with the protein MMQKTLDSESGKESGSDSENESKSDSSSSGSNSGSGSGSDSDSSSSSGSGSASGSDSEKSDKSSKSDTPAQSVSIQSKSSVHSSETKVRHKSDSSREWDENPDVYGIRRSGRSRKEPERLTTQRESDGDVRRKVQKKSTQNSWNSDSSESESDEATKRRPPPSKSINRRAAQKVKENTRSRHKRISESSENSSFDSDDNRRQVTRRAGTAVSYKEQSEEGTDSEDIVEVDEALATPLEPDNAETIERILGQRRGKKGVTGNVTTVYAVEENGDLNPTDLADEEAETQYLIKWKGWSHIHNTWESEDSLKAQKVKGIKKLENFVKREREIKQWRDYAGPEDIDYFECQLELQQDLLKSYNYVERIIAEYNKPDSGHPDYYCKWESLPYADATWEDGALIIKKWPEKIKEFRDREDSKRTPSKHCKVLKYRPKFHQVKGQPEYMGRGKDLVLRDYQMDGLNWLIHSWCKENSVILADEMGLGKTIQTICFLYYLFHTQQLYGPFLLVVPLSTMTSWQREMAQWAPDMNFVTYLGDVTSRNVIREFEWCYSSKRLKFNAILTTYEIVLKDKTFLGAINWAALLVDEAHRLKNDDSLLYKALTEFHTNHRLLITGTPLQNSLKELWALLHFIMPNKFNSWEEFEKEHDNAAQKGYSKLHRQLEPFILRRVKKDVEKSLPAKVEQILRVEMTSLQKQYYKWILTKNYNALRKGVKGSTTTFLNIVIELKKCCNHAFLTKPTDGERRESNEDYLQQIIRGSGKLVLLDKLLVRLRETGHRVLIFSQMVRMLDILGEYLQKRHFPFQRLDGSIKGELRKQALDHFNADGSTDFCFLLSTRAGGLGINLATADTVIIFDSDWNPQNDLQAQARAHRIGQKNQVNIYRLVTKNSVEEEIVERAKQKMVLDHLVIQRMDTTGRTVLDKKGPNTNNNPFNKEDLNAILKFGAEELFKDEEDGDEEPTCDIDEILRRAETRDEAPATVGDELLSAFKVASFAAFEEETEPIPQLNEIDDESKDWAEIIPENFRKKLEEAEKSKEMEDLYLPPRSRKTLQQINQSGEEGRGRKRRKTTGDDSEDAEDSGSEAEGTDDERPKKRGRPRVTPRENMKSFTDAEIRRFVKSYKKFGAPLKRLDDIAADAELQEKPMSELRYLGEQLRIRCEACLAEFETIAKENKGTEEEGRGPGRKRGRGPTFKVGGVMVNAKSLSAAEKELEPLDAALPADSEQRANWHLDIKLKPANFDCDWTPDDDSRLLRGIYHHGMGSWEAIKLDANYKLGDKILPHNDSKPQVKQLNTRAEYLLKVLKKQMDLKLGVTRTRKPRKPKEVKTVITKEIVEENDSSGDENKKLKLKLDKQPVKKEEEPLCKKEPKEEGEVTSDDKKKDKKLKKEKKESRRGKKNKQPVGPMHFTANNEPRALDVLGDLDPSIFNECKEKMRPVKKALKALDRPDQSLSQSEQVTHTRQCLVQIGNQINICLAEYKDPELIKEWRSNLWYFVSKFTEFDAKKLYKLYKHATKKDETNSNPVSSPEKKEETVNPKKHSEKLHDKHSEKHSEKHVERHTDKWSDNSQSKDSSSKDSQRQQVKRRIDEVEENSNSSTPNKKHQSITSVANSTTTGSMTTVTTTTTTTPIAANTLMANSNSNSSNSLSSEQPSRHKEPKEIKHKEMKRDRDRDRERERSHGERGLDRLGGAKDERVRRDSGSYNIGGHYSGGREDDHWVPRDGRDPRDSRFGDHKRERFESYGRMPSGYHRDRDRERDRGMHMNEKRSDYYRYPPGPPGYGYGGPGSYGSGSSGGYPPSDLPPGHFRGRAYPGDGYPGDWRPNKDYRRDYDRRPPPPNANS; encoded by the exons ATGATGCAG AAAACTTTAGATTCTGAGTCTGGTAAGGAATCTGGTTCAGATTCGGAGAACGAGAGTAAGAGCGACAGCTCATCATCCGGAAGCAACTCCGGATCTGGTTCTGGATCAGACAG TGACTCTAGCTCCTCAAGCGGTTCTGGTTCAGCATCAGGTTCGGACTCTGAAAAGTCAGATAAATCGTCGAAATCGGATACTCCTGCACAAAGCGTTAGCATTCAAAGTAAAAGCTCGGTACATAGCTCAGAGACAAAAGTTCGACATAAAAGCGACTCGAGTCGTGAATGGGATGAAAACCCAGACGTTTATGGAATCCGAAGATCGGGGAGATCCCGCAAGGAACCAGAGAGGCTCACTACGCAACGCGAAAGCGACGGCGATGTACGACGGaaggttcaaaaaaaaag TACTCAAAATTCCTGGAATTCTGACAGTTCAGAATCAGAATCGGATGAAGCTACTAAACGGAGACCTCCGCCAAGTAAATCGATAAATCGTCGAGCAGCGCAAAAGGTGAAAGAAAACACTCGTTCACGTCATAAACGAATATCAGAATCCTCGGAGAATTCTTCGTTTGACAGCGATGATAATCGAAG GCAAGTCACGCGACGGGCTGGAACTGCAGTCAGTTACAAAGAACAGAGCGAAGAGGGGACTGACAGTGAGGATATAGTCGAGGTTGACGAAGCATTGGCGACTCCGTTGGAACCAGATAATGCCGAAACCATTGAACGAATTCTGGGGcagagaagaggaaaaaaaggag TTACTGGAAATGTGACGACTGTCTACGCTGTTGAAGAAAACGGTGATCTGAATCCTACAGATTTGGCGGACGAAGAAGCCGAGACGCAGTATCTAATAAAATGGAAAGGCTGGTCGCATATACACAATACGTGGGAATCAGAGGATTCTTTGAAGGCGCAAAAg GTGAAgggtattaaaaaattagaaaatttcgtGAAGCGAGAACGGGAAATCAAACAATGGAGAGACTATGCTGGACCTGAAGATATAGACTACTTCGAATGTCAGCTGGAACTTCAACAGGATTTATTGAAAAGCTACAATTACGTAGAACGGATAATTG ctgAATATAACAAACCGGATTCTGGACATCCagattattattgtaaatggGAAAGTTTACCATATGCCGATGCGACGTGGGAAGATGGAGctttgataataaaaaaatggccTGAGAAGATCAAGGAATTTCGCGATAGGGAAGATTCGAAACGAACACCGAGTAAACACTGTAAAGTATTAAAGTATAGaccaaaatttcatcaagtcAAAGGGCAGCCCGAATACATGGGAAGGGGGAAAGATTTAGTCTTGAGAGACTATCAAATGGACGGATTAAACTGGTTGATTCATTCTTGGTGTAAAGAGAATAG tgtTATTCTCGCGGATGAGATGGGTCTGGGAAAAACTATACAAACTATATGCTTCCTTTACTACCTTTTTCACACGCAACAGTTGTATGGACCATTTTTATTGGTTGTACCATTGTCTACGATGACGTCTTGGCAAAGAGAAATGGCACAGTGGGCACCAGATATGAATTTTGTAACTTACCTTGGTGATGTGACGTCTAGGAACGTG ATCAGGGAGTTCGAATGGTGTTATAGTTCAAAGAGGTTGAAATTCAACGCAATTTTGACGACGTACGAAATAGTTTTGAAGGATAAAACGTTCTTGGGGGCCATAAATTGGGCCGCACTGCTCGTCGACGAGGCGCATCGTCTCAAAAATGATGATTCACTTTTATACAAAGCATTGACAGAGTTTCATACCAATCATAGACTTCTTATCACCGGAACTCCGTTGCAAAACAGTTTGAAAGAGTTGTGGGCATTGCTGCATTTTATAATGCCTAACAa ATTCAACTCTTgggaagaatttgaaaaagaacaTGACAACGCGGCGCAAAAGGGTTACTCGAAGCTTCACAGGCAATTGGAACCATTCATTTTGCGTCGAGTGAAAAAAGACGTAGAGAAATCATTGCCGGCTAAAGTCGAACAGATATTACGTGTCGAGATGACCTCTTTGCAAAAACAGTATTACAAGTGGATACttactaaaaattataatgcCCTTCGCAAGGGTGTTAAGGGATCGACGACAACGTTTCTCAACATTGTtatagagttgaaaaaatgttgcaatCATGCATTCCTAACTAAGCCAACGGACGGTGAAAGGCGAGAAAGCAACGAGGATTATTTACAACAGATAATTCGTGGATCGGGAAAATTGGTTTTGTTGGATAAACTGTTAGTACGACTCCGAGAAACTGGTCACAGAGTTTTGATATTCAGCCAGATGGTCAGAATGTTGGACATCTTGGGAGAATATCTGCAAAAAAGACATTTTCCCTTTCAAAGATTAGATGGAAGCATAAAGGGAGAGCTCAGAAAGCAAGCGCTGGATCATTTCAATGCAGATGGCTCGACAGACTTCTGCTTTTTACTGTCAACCAGAGCTGGTGGTCTTGGAATTAATTTGGCAACAGCTGATACTGTTATCATATTTGATTCTGATTGGAACCCGCAGAACGATCTGCAAGCCCAGGCTAGAGCTCATCGTATAGGTCAAAAAAACCAG GTGAACATATACAGATTGGTGACAAAGAATTCCGTGGAAGAAGAAATAGTTGAACGTGCGAAACAAAAAATGGTGCTCGACCATTTAGTAATACAGAGAATGGATACAACGGGAAGAACGGTCTTGGACAAAAAGGGTCCCAACACAAATAATAACCCTTTTAACAAGGAGGATCTAAATGCTATTCTGAAGTTCGGTGCCGAAGAATTGTTCAAAGATGAAGAAGACGGGGATGAGGAGCCCACT TGTGACATTGACGAAATACTGCGACGTGCTGAAACCAGAGACGAAGCCCCGGCCACGGTAGGAGACGAACTCTTATCGGCGTTCAAAGTTGCCAGTTTTGCCGCTTTCGAAGAAGAGACAGAGCCGATTCCTCAACTTAATGAAATTGACGATGAAAGTAAAGATTGG GCTGAGATtattcctgaaaattttagGAAAAAGCTTGAGGAAGCGGAAAAATCTAAGGAAATGGAGGATCTGTATCTACCACCCAGAAGTCGGAAGACTCTTCAGCAAATCAATCAATCTGGTGAAG aaGGAAGGGGTAGAAAACGCAGAAAAACTACGGGCGACGACAGCGAAGATGCTGAAGATTCGGGAAGCGAGGCAGAAGGCACCGATGATGAGAGGCCTAAAAAGCGGGGTAGACCAAGAGTCACTCCTAGAGAAAATATGAAGAGTTTTACCGACGCCGAG ATTCGAAGGTTCGTCAAGAGCTACAAGAAGTTTGGGGCTCCGCTGAAAAGATTAGATGATATTGCAGCCGATGCCGAATTGCAAGAGAAGCCTATGTCTGAGTTGCGTTACTTGGGCGAGCAGCTAAGAATCAGATGCGAGGCTTGCTTAGCAGAGTTTGAAACTATCGCTAAAGAAAATAAAGGGACTGAAGAGGAAGGCCGTGGCCCAGGGCGGAAAAGAGGAAGAGGTCCAACCTTCAAAGTTGGCGGCGTTATGGTTAATGCAAAATCCCTTTCTGCTGCTGAAAAAGAATTAGAACCGCTCGATGCCGCACTCCCTGCAGATTCCGAACAGAGAGCCAATTGGCACCTTGATATAAA ATTAAAACCGGCGAACTTTGACTGCGATTGGACTCCAGACGATGACTCGAGGTTACTTAGAGGAATTTATCATCATGGAATGGGATCTTGGGAGGCGATTAAATTGGACGCAAATTATAAACTTGGTGACAAAATTCTCCCTCACAACGACAGTAAACCTCAAGTTAAACAGTTAAATACACGAGCTGAGTATTTATTGAAAGTGCTCAAAAAGCAGATGGACCTTAAACTTGGAGTG ACCAGAACGAGAAAGCCTCGCAAGCCTAAGGAAGTAAAAACTGTCATTACTAAAGAAATTGTCGAGGAGAATGACAGTTCgggagatgaaaataaaaagctcAAGCTTAAACTGGACAAG caaCCGGTTAAAAAGGAGGAAGAGCCTTTGTGCAAGAAAGAGCCGAAAGAAGAAGGCGAGGTTACGTCGGATGATAagaaaaaggataaaaaactgaagaaagagaagaaagagagtagaagagggaagaaaaacaaacaacctGTCGGTCCAATGCATTTTACGGCCAACAATGAGCCTAGAGCTCTTGATGTTCTTGGTGATCTTGATCCGTCTATATTTAACGAG TGCAAGGAAAAAATGCGGCCCGTCAAAAAAGCTCTGAAAGCTTTGGATAGGCCGGATCAGTCTTTAAGTCAGAGTGAACAAGTAACGCATACCAGGCAATGCCTCGTTCAAATTGGGAATCAGATAAATATCTGTCTGGCCGAGTACAAGGATCCCGAACTTATAAAAGAGTGGAGAAGTAATCTATGGTATTTCGTGTCTAAATTTACGGAATTTGAcgcgaaaaaattatacaagttGTATAAACATGCGACTAAGAAGGATGAGACTAACTCGAATCCAGTATCCAGCCCcgaaaagaaggaagaaacTGTCAACCCGAAG aaGCATAGTGAAAAACTACACGATAAGCATAGTGAGAAGCATAGTGAGAAACATGTCGAAAGACATACGGATAAGTGGAGCGATAATTCACAATCCAAAGATAGTAGCAGCAAAGATTCACAGAGACAACAAGTGAAACGTAGAATAGACGAAGTGGAGGAGAATTCAAACAGCAGTACTCCAAACAAAAAACATCAATCTATTACCTCGGTTGCAAATAGTACGACGACTGGTTCCATGACGACGGTAACAACAACCACAACAACGACGCCAATTGCTGCGAACACTTTGATGGCAAACTCGAATTCGAATTCCAGTAATTCATTGAGTAGCGAACAACCGTCCAGACACAAGGAaccaaaagaaatcaaacataaggaaatgaaaagagaCAGAGATCGAGATAGGGAAAGGGAAAGATCCCACGGCGAAAGAGGTTTGGATAGATTGGGCGGAGCGAAAGATGAGAGAGTGAGGAGAGACAGCGGAAGTTACAACATCGGTGGTCATTACAGTGGAGGACGCGAAGACGATCATTGGGTACCCAGAGACGGTAGAGATCCTCGAGACAGCAG GTTTGGAGATCATAAACGAGAAAGATTCGAATCTTACGGACGTATGCCTAGCGGTTATCATCGCGACAGAGACAGAGAACGTGATCGCGGCATGCATATGAACGAGAAACGAAG TGATTACTATAGATATCCTCCAGGCCCTCCGGGTTATGGATATGGTGGTCCAGGAAGTTATGGAAGCGGAAGCAGCGGTGGTTATCCACCCTCAGATCTACCGCCTGGACATTTCAGAGGACGAGCGTACCCAGGGGATGGATATCCTGGTGATTGGAGGCCCAACAAAGACTATAGACGTGATTACGACCGTAGGCCACCTCCGCCGAATGCAAATTCCTAG
- the LOC107219072 gene encoding chromodomain-helicase-DNA-binding protein 1 isoform X2, translating to MMQKTLDSESGKESGSDSENESKSDSSSSGSNSGSGSGSDSTQNSWNSDSSESESDEATKRRPPPSKSINRRAAQKVKENTRSRHKRISESSENSSFDSDDNRRQVTRRAGTAVSYKEQSEEGTDSEDIVEVDEALATPLEPDNAETIERILGQRRGKKGVTGNVTTVYAVEENGDLNPTDLADEEAETQYLIKWKGWSHIHNTWESEDSLKAQKVKGIKKLENFVKREREIKQWRDYAGPEDIDYFECQLELQQDLLKSYNYVERIIAEYNKPDSGHPDYYCKWESLPYADATWEDGALIIKKWPEKIKEFRDREDSKRTPSKHCKVLKYRPKFHQVKGQPEYMGRGKDLVLRDYQMDGLNWLIHSWCKENSVILADEMGLGKTIQTICFLYYLFHTQQLYGPFLLVVPLSTMTSWQREMAQWAPDMNFVTYLGDVTSRNVIREFEWCYSSKRLKFNAILTTYEIVLKDKTFLGAINWAALLVDEAHRLKNDDSLLYKALTEFHTNHRLLITGTPLQNSLKELWALLHFIMPNKFNSWEEFEKEHDNAAQKGYSKLHRQLEPFILRRVKKDVEKSLPAKVEQILRVEMTSLQKQYYKWILTKNYNALRKGVKGSTTTFLNIVIELKKCCNHAFLTKPTDGERRESNEDYLQQIIRGSGKLVLLDKLLVRLRETGHRVLIFSQMVRMLDILGEYLQKRHFPFQRLDGSIKGELRKQALDHFNADGSTDFCFLLSTRAGGLGINLATADTVIIFDSDWNPQNDLQAQARAHRIGQKNQVNIYRLVTKNSVEEEIVERAKQKMVLDHLVIQRMDTTGRTVLDKKGPNTNNNPFNKEDLNAILKFGAEELFKDEEDGDEEPTCDIDEILRRAETRDEAPATVGDELLSAFKVASFAAFEEETEPIPQLNEIDDESKDWAEIIPENFRKKLEEAEKSKEMEDLYLPPRSRKTLQQINQSGEEGRGRKRRKTTGDDSEDAEDSGSEAEGTDDERPKKRGRPRVTPRENMKSFTDAEIRRFVKSYKKFGAPLKRLDDIAADAELQEKPMSELRYLGEQLRIRCEACLAEFETIAKENKGTEEEGRGPGRKRGRGPTFKVGGVMVNAKSLSAAEKELEPLDAALPADSEQRANWHLDIKLKPANFDCDWTPDDDSRLLRGIYHHGMGSWEAIKLDANYKLGDKILPHNDSKPQVKQLNTRAEYLLKVLKKQMDLKLGVTRTRKPRKPKEVKTVITKEIVEENDSSGDENKKLKLKLDKQPVKKEEEPLCKKEPKEEGEVTSDDKKKDKKLKKEKKESRRGKKNKQPVGPMHFTANNEPRALDVLGDLDPSIFNECKEKMRPVKKALKALDRPDQSLSQSEQVTHTRQCLVQIGNQINICLAEYKDPELIKEWRSNLWYFVSKFTEFDAKKLYKLYKHATKKDETNSNPVSSPEKKEETVNPKKHSEKLHDKHSEKHSEKHVERHTDKWSDNSQSKDSSSKDSQRQQVKRRIDEVEENSNSSTPNKKHQSITSVANSTTTGSMTTVTTTTTTTPIAANTLMANSNSNSSNSLSSEQPSRHKEPKEIKHKEMKRDRDRDRERERSHGERGLDRLGGAKDERVRRDSGSYNIGGHYSGGREDDHWVPRDGRDPRDSRFGDHKRERFESYGRMPSGYHRDRDRERDRGMHMNEKRSDYYRYPPGPPGYGYGGPGSYGSGSSGGYPPSDLPPGHFRGRAYPGDGYPGDWRPNKDYRRDYDRRPPPPNANS from the exons ATGATGCAG AAAACTTTAGATTCTGAGTCTGGTAAGGAATCTGGTTCAGATTCGGAGAACGAGAGTAAGAGCGACAGCTCATCATCCGGAAGCAACTCCGGATCTGGTTCTGGATCAGACAG TACTCAAAATTCCTGGAATTCTGACAGTTCAGAATCAGAATCGGATGAAGCTACTAAACGGAGACCTCCGCCAAGTAAATCGATAAATCGTCGAGCAGCGCAAAAGGTGAAAGAAAACACTCGTTCACGTCATAAACGAATATCAGAATCCTCGGAGAATTCTTCGTTTGACAGCGATGATAATCGAAG GCAAGTCACGCGACGGGCTGGAACTGCAGTCAGTTACAAAGAACAGAGCGAAGAGGGGACTGACAGTGAGGATATAGTCGAGGTTGACGAAGCATTGGCGACTCCGTTGGAACCAGATAATGCCGAAACCATTGAACGAATTCTGGGGcagagaagaggaaaaaaaggag TTACTGGAAATGTGACGACTGTCTACGCTGTTGAAGAAAACGGTGATCTGAATCCTACAGATTTGGCGGACGAAGAAGCCGAGACGCAGTATCTAATAAAATGGAAAGGCTGGTCGCATATACACAATACGTGGGAATCAGAGGATTCTTTGAAGGCGCAAAAg GTGAAgggtattaaaaaattagaaaatttcgtGAAGCGAGAACGGGAAATCAAACAATGGAGAGACTATGCTGGACCTGAAGATATAGACTACTTCGAATGTCAGCTGGAACTTCAACAGGATTTATTGAAAAGCTACAATTACGTAGAACGGATAATTG ctgAATATAACAAACCGGATTCTGGACATCCagattattattgtaaatggGAAAGTTTACCATATGCCGATGCGACGTGGGAAGATGGAGctttgataataaaaaaatggccTGAGAAGATCAAGGAATTTCGCGATAGGGAAGATTCGAAACGAACACCGAGTAAACACTGTAAAGTATTAAAGTATAGaccaaaatttcatcaagtcAAAGGGCAGCCCGAATACATGGGAAGGGGGAAAGATTTAGTCTTGAGAGACTATCAAATGGACGGATTAAACTGGTTGATTCATTCTTGGTGTAAAGAGAATAG tgtTATTCTCGCGGATGAGATGGGTCTGGGAAAAACTATACAAACTATATGCTTCCTTTACTACCTTTTTCACACGCAACAGTTGTATGGACCATTTTTATTGGTTGTACCATTGTCTACGATGACGTCTTGGCAAAGAGAAATGGCACAGTGGGCACCAGATATGAATTTTGTAACTTACCTTGGTGATGTGACGTCTAGGAACGTG ATCAGGGAGTTCGAATGGTGTTATAGTTCAAAGAGGTTGAAATTCAACGCAATTTTGACGACGTACGAAATAGTTTTGAAGGATAAAACGTTCTTGGGGGCCATAAATTGGGCCGCACTGCTCGTCGACGAGGCGCATCGTCTCAAAAATGATGATTCACTTTTATACAAAGCATTGACAGAGTTTCATACCAATCATAGACTTCTTATCACCGGAACTCCGTTGCAAAACAGTTTGAAAGAGTTGTGGGCATTGCTGCATTTTATAATGCCTAACAa ATTCAACTCTTgggaagaatttgaaaaagaacaTGACAACGCGGCGCAAAAGGGTTACTCGAAGCTTCACAGGCAATTGGAACCATTCATTTTGCGTCGAGTGAAAAAAGACGTAGAGAAATCATTGCCGGCTAAAGTCGAACAGATATTACGTGTCGAGATGACCTCTTTGCAAAAACAGTATTACAAGTGGATACttactaaaaattataatgcCCTTCGCAAGGGTGTTAAGGGATCGACGACAACGTTTCTCAACATTGTtatagagttgaaaaaatgttgcaatCATGCATTCCTAACTAAGCCAACGGACGGTGAAAGGCGAGAAAGCAACGAGGATTATTTACAACAGATAATTCGTGGATCGGGAAAATTGGTTTTGTTGGATAAACTGTTAGTACGACTCCGAGAAACTGGTCACAGAGTTTTGATATTCAGCCAGATGGTCAGAATGTTGGACATCTTGGGAGAATATCTGCAAAAAAGACATTTTCCCTTTCAAAGATTAGATGGAAGCATAAAGGGAGAGCTCAGAAAGCAAGCGCTGGATCATTTCAATGCAGATGGCTCGACAGACTTCTGCTTTTTACTGTCAACCAGAGCTGGTGGTCTTGGAATTAATTTGGCAACAGCTGATACTGTTATCATATTTGATTCTGATTGGAACCCGCAGAACGATCTGCAAGCCCAGGCTAGAGCTCATCGTATAGGTCAAAAAAACCAG GTGAACATATACAGATTGGTGACAAAGAATTCCGTGGAAGAAGAAATAGTTGAACGTGCGAAACAAAAAATGGTGCTCGACCATTTAGTAATACAGAGAATGGATACAACGGGAAGAACGGTCTTGGACAAAAAGGGTCCCAACACAAATAATAACCCTTTTAACAAGGAGGATCTAAATGCTATTCTGAAGTTCGGTGCCGAAGAATTGTTCAAAGATGAAGAAGACGGGGATGAGGAGCCCACT TGTGACATTGACGAAATACTGCGACGTGCTGAAACCAGAGACGAAGCCCCGGCCACGGTAGGAGACGAACTCTTATCGGCGTTCAAAGTTGCCAGTTTTGCCGCTTTCGAAGAAGAGACAGAGCCGATTCCTCAACTTAATGAAATTGACGATGAAAGTAAAGATTGG GCTGAGATtattcctgaaaattttagGAAAAAGCTTGAGGAAGCGGAAAAATCTAAGGAAATGGAGGATCTGTATCTACCACCCAGAAGTCGGAAGACTCTTCAGCAAATCAATCAATCTGGTGAAG aaGGAAGGGGTAGAAAACGCAGAAAAACTACGGGCGACGACAGCGAAGATGCTGAAGATTCGGGAAGCGAGGCAGAAGGCACCGATGATGAGAGGCCTAAAAAGCGGGGTAGACCAAGAGTCACTCCTAGAGAAAATATGAAGAGTTTTACCGACGCCGAG ATTCGAAGGTTCGTCAAGAGCTACAAGAAGTTTGGGGCTCCGCTGAAAAGATTAGATGATATTGCAGCCGATGCCGAATTGCAAGAGAAGCCTATGTCTGAGTTGCGTTACTTGGGCGAGCAGCTAAGAATCAGATGCGAGGCTTGCTTAGCAGAGTTTGAAACTATCGCTAAAGAAAATAAAGGGACTGAAGAGGAAGGCCGTGGCCCAGGGCGGAAAAGAGGAAGAGGTCCAACCTTCAAAGTTGGCGGCGTTATGGTTAATGCAAAATCCCTTTCTGCTGCTGAAAAAGAATTAGAACCGCTCGATGCCGCACTCCCTGCAGATTCCGAACAGAGAGCCAATTGGCACCTTGATATAAA ATTAAAACCGGCGAACTTTGACTGCGATTGGACTCCAGACGATGACTCGAGGTTACTTAGAGGAATTTATCATCATGGAATGGGATCTTGGGAGGCGATTAAATTGGACGCAAATTATAAACTTGGTGACAAAATTCTCCCTCACAACGACAGTAAACCTCAAGTTAAACAGTTAAATACACGAGCTGAGTATTTATTGAAAGTGCTCAAAAAGCAGATGGACCTTAAACTTGGAGTG ACCAGAACGAGAAAGCCTCGCAAGCCTAAGGAAGTAAAAACTGTCATTACTAAAGAAATTGTCGAGGAGAATGACAGTTCgggagatgaaaataaaaagctcAAGCTTAAACTGGACAAG caaCCGGTTAAAAAGGAGGAAGAGCCTTTGTGCAAGAAAGAGCCGAAAGAAGAAGGCGAGGTTACGTCGGATGATAagaaaaaggataaaaaactgaagaaagagaagaaagagagtagaagagggaagaaaaacaaacaacctGTCGGTCCAATGCATTTTACGGCCAACAATGAGCCTAGAGCTCTTGATGTTCTTGGTGATCTTGATCCGTCTATATTTAACGAG TGCAAGGAAAAAATGCGGCCCGTCAAAAAAGCTCTGAAAGCTTTGGATAGGCCGGATCAGTCTTTAAGTCAGAGTGAACAAGTAACGCATACCAGGCAATGCCTCGTTCAAATTGGGAATCAGATAAATATCTGTCTGGCCGAGTACAAGGATCCCGAACTTATAAAAGAGTGGAGAAGTAATCTATGGTATTTCGTGTCTAAATTTACGGAATTTGAcgcgaaaaaattatacaagttGTATAAACATGCGACTAAGAAGGATGAGACTAACTCGAATCCAGTATCCAGCCCcgaaaagaaggaagaaacTGTCAACCCGAAG aaGCATAGTGAAAAACTACACGATAAGCATAGTGAGAAGCATAGTGAGAAACATGTCGAAAGACATACGGATAAGTGGAGCGATAATTCACAATCCAAAGATAGTAGCAGCAAAGATTCACAGAGACAACAAGTGAAACGTAGAATAGACGAAGTGGAGGAGAATTCAAACAGCAGTACTCCAAACAAAAAACATCAATCTATTACCTCGGTTGCAAATAGTACGACGACTGGTTCCATGACGACGGTAACAACAACCACAACAACGACGCCAATTGCTGCGAACACTTTGATGGCAAACTCGAATTCGAATTCCAGTAATTCATTGAGTAGCGAACAACCGTCCAGACACAAGGAaccaaaagaaatcaaacataaggaaatgaaaagagaCAGAGATCGAGATAGGGAAAGGGAAAGATCCCACGGCGAAAGAGGTTTGGATAGATTGGGCGGAGCGAAAGATGAGAGAGTGAGGAGAGACAGCGGAAGTTACAACATCGGTGGTCATTACAGTGGAGGACGCGAAGACGATCATTGGGTACCCAGAGACGGTAGAGATCCTCGAGACAGCAG GTTTGGAGATCATAAACGAGAAAGATTCGAATCTTACGGACGTATGCCTAGCGGTTATCATCGCGACAGAGACAGAGAACGTGATCGCGGCATGCATATGAACGAGAAACGAAG TGATTACTATAGATATCCTCCAGGCCCTCCGGGTTATGGATATGGTGGTCCAGGAAGTTATGGAAGCGGAAGCAGCGGTGGTTATCCACCCTCAGATCTACCGCCTGGACATTTCAGAGGACGAGCGTACCCAGGGGATGGATATCCTGGTGATTGGAGGCCCAACAAAGACTATAGACGTGATTACGACCGTAGGCCACCTCCGCCGAATGCAAATTCCTAG